The sequence below is a genomic window from Haloferax mediterranei ATCC 33500.
TCGTCGGCGACGGCTTGTGCGGCCTCGCGGTTGCCCGCGTAGGTTACCTCGCCGTCGACGAGGACGACCCCGCCGTTTTCGGCGATGACGGTTTCGGGAAGTCCGAGGTAGTGACACAGGGAGACCGGGTAGGGAAAGGCCTTGCCGGTGGCGAGAATGACGGGCGCGTCCCACGACGGGAGCACGTCGAAGGCTCGGGGGTCGAGTCGACTCTGTGCGTCGGTGAGCGTCCCGTCGATATCGAGTACCAGCGGTGGAACCATACCCGTGGTTTAGAGAGCGGGGAAAAAGAGTCAGCGGTCGAAAGTAGGAAGTGTCGACACTCGGGTTCCTCGGAGTTCAGTGATTCGTATCGATGAGTCCGCGGAACGCCAACGTCGAAAAGTTCGGGATGGGACGCGTCGCCGGACGGCCCGGCCCATCCGTCGAGTCGCGCTCGGAGACGCGGCGAACGATTCCGAGGTCCGAAAGTTCGTAGAGAACGCGTCTGATAGTCGCTTCCGACAGCGACACGGTCGGTGTCGATGCGATTGCCTCCGTCGCCGCCGAGACCGACGCTGTGTCCTCGTCGTCGAGTTCGACGAACGCCCGAAGCACGTGATGGCGACTGTCCGGGAGGGCGAAGACGCGACCCAGCGAGCAACCATCCTCCGGAACCGCGTCCATACCGGCGTCGACGTACTCGGCACCGATGGTGTCCGCACCGTCTGTCGCCGCCAACGTGGTCGCACCGTACAGCGCCGAAAGCGCGTCGTGGGCGTCCCCGTCAGCCCACGCGGCAACGTTGCTCGTCACCTCGTGAGTGAGCGCGTTGCGCGCGACGCCATCGGAAGCACGCGCGACGAGGATGTCGACGAGGCTGTGTCGCTCGTATTTCGGAACCGAGACCGACTGGATTCGCTCAGCGGTTTCGCCGTCGAGCGGTGTTCGACCGACTGTGAGAACCGAGAAATTCGGTGACACCGCTTCGAGGGCTTCGATGGCCGTCATCGCTTCGTACGTCTCCGGCTCGCCAACGTGGTCGACTGCGACGACCGCGCGTTCGTCGTAAGAGACCCGCCTCGCGAGTCGGTCGCGCAACGCCTCGACGCCGACCCCTTGCGACGGGATTGATTCTTCGGACAGCGCATCGAGGGTCGCATGGAGGAGCGCGAACTCAGTTGATGCATCGCGGGCGTCGATATACGCGAACGAAGTCGTGGGTGCCCCGGCAGTACGGGTGGTCGTATAGATGACCGACTGCTGGGATGGGACGACGCGCGAGAGATGTTCGAAGAGCGTCGTCACGACGGCGGACTTTCCTGCCCCTTTGGGACCGTAAATGTGGGCGTTCGGCGGAAGGTCACCGTCGAAAATCGGGTCGAGGTGGTCGAGAATCCGCTCGAGTGTTGGGCCGCGACCCGTCGGTTCGTCCGGGTGGGCAGTCGGGTC
It includes:
- a CDS encoding Cdc6/Cdc18 family protein; this translates as MRLEDRITRRRQRGGTRRRLVRDLSALDPTAHPDEPTGRGPTLERILDHLDPIFDGDLPPNAHIYGPKGAGKSAVVTTLFEHLSRVVPSQQSVIYTTTRTAGAPTTSFAYIDARDASTEFALLHATLDALSEESIPSQGVGVEALRDRLARRVSYDERAVVAVDHVGEPETYEAMTAIEALEAVSPNFSVLTVGRTPLDGETAERIQSVSVPKYERHSLVDILVARASDGVARNALTHEVTSNVAAWADGDAHDALSALYGATTLAATDGADTIGAEYVDAGMDAVPEDGCSLGRVFALPDSRHHVLRAFVELDDEDTASVSAATEAIASTPTVSLSEATIRRVLYELSDLGIVRRVSERDSTDGPGRPATRPIPNFSTLAFRGLIDTNH